In Levilactobacillus brevis, the genomic window GAGCATGAGTGAGCTCCAAACATTGCTGAGCTATCAGGAAACGGGGACTGATTTGGATAAAATCTTGACGGTACTGAAAGAACACGAGGTCAGCGTCGCCCAGCAGTTGGCCAAACTGGCGCAGTATCACCGGCACATTACCCAGAAGGTCGCCTTTTACTCGGCTATTAAGGAAGCGGAAGCTACGGGCGCACCCCGGCCGGATTGGGCGGATTATAAGCCGGGGGATGAGCGGTAGGGGATTGGTGTTAGGTAGATTTGTGGTTGTTGGGACGTATGTAGAGGTAAGCCAGATTCTTCTGCTTAGAAAACTGAGTGTGCTCCGTTGATGGTTAGACTGGTTTAGAGCGTTAGATTTGCTCTTGTAGTTTATGTTACGGAGATTTGCGGCCTCTGAAACGCGTTCCCTCGGGCAGCCCCCTGCGCTTGCCCCCGATAAGCACCGGCGTTTGGCTGTTGCTAGTCACCCTCGTCCGACCCGTTTGATTGGTTCTTCGCGGGGATGATCCAGAAACTTGCGGCCTTTGAAACGCGTTATGCAAGCCAGATTCTTCCGCTTAGAAAAATAAGGAACTCCTGCCCGGCGTAGTTGCTAGTGGTTAGACTGGTTTAGAGCGTTAGGTTTGCTCTCGTAGTTTATGTTACGGAGATTTGCGGCCTTTGAAACGTGCTCCGTAAGCCAGATTCTTCCGCTTAGACAAATAAGCCGCTCCTGTCCGGCATAGCCGAACAGAAGCCCCTTATTTCCCTAATGCTCAGAATCTAAGCGGCTTACTCCGCACTCTTATACAAAAAAGCAGTCCCGCGTTCTACTCGGGACTGCTGTGGTAAGGTGCGGCGACCTTCGGAATGCTTACGCACCGATCGCTTTCCCTTACCTTGGTTTGGCACCATCAGCTAGTATCGCACGGGGCCGGTGGGAAGTCAACCTTCTTGGACGCCGCGGACTGTCATTAATTTGATGGACACGCCGAGCGCAATAATCAGAAAGGCCAGGCACATGGCAAATCCCGCTTGAATCCCCATCTGAGGAGCGTTGGGGTGGGACGTGAAAAACTTTGTCGCAAGGTTAATCGTCGCGATAATAATTGCCGTTCCAAATGACCCGGAAATTTGCCGCAACGTGTTGAACGTCGCCACGCCATCGGCCACGAGCCGGTTGGGCAAGTGCGTCAGGGCGTGCGTTTGAATCGGAATCAGGATTAACACCAATCCCAGTTGGCGGATAGTCTGCCCCACCGTCAACATGATCACCGAAGCATTAACGTCGATAAAGGCTTGCATGAAGGTCCCGAAACAGTCAATCAACAGCCCCGTGGTGACAATCACACGGACGGGGTAGCGGTCATACAGCCGACCACTGATGGGCGACATGACCCCCGTGAGGCATGCCCCTGGCAGTAGCGCAATTCCCGAGATAATGGGGCTCTGGTGCATGATGGACTGAATCAATAGCGGCAATAGAATGGTGTTGCCGTACATGGTCGCCACGATCAGCGCATTGAGGCTGGTAGCGGTGGTGAACTGCCCGCTCTTAAAAATCTTGGGGTTAATCAGCGGGTTGGCACTATGTAGTTGTTGCCGAATGAATGCGGTGGTAAGCACGATCCCAATCAGGAAAGGTACCACGACAAACGGTGAGGTCAGCGCGTACTGGCCGACATTTGAGAAACTCCACAGCAGGCCGAGGGACCCGAAGCTCACTAGAAACAAACCGAGACGGTCCAGCGTTGGCGATTCGTTCGTCGGGACGCTGGGTAACCGGTAATAGGCCAGAATCAGGTCGATCAGGATGAACGGCGCCACCAGAATAAACAGGTAGCGCCACGAGAAGTAAGTCAAAATGACCCCGGACAACGTGGGCCCAATAATGGGAGAAAAGTTGAAGGCAAGGCCGACAATTCCCATGACGGCCCCCTTCTTAGTGGGCGCGGCGTACCGAATGGCGAGGATATTGACCAGCGGCATCATGACACCGGAACCGGTGGCTTGAATCATGCGGCCGAGGATCAGCACCCAGAAACTCTGCGCCACACTGCCCAGGAGGGTCCCGGCCAGAAAGATGGCGGTAAACAGGATAAATAGCCGGCGAAACGTGAATTTCTTAATCAAATAGGCACTCACGGGAATCATCATCGCGCTGACCAGCATGTAGCCGTTGCTGATCCACTGCACGGTCGATGAGTTGACGTGAAAGACGGTCATGAACGTTGGTAACGCAACGTTCATCAGGGTGGAACACAGGATACCGAAGAAAGTGCCAAGTACCATGATAAATAACGATTGCTTGATTTGCTTGGACATTGAATGGCCTTCTCTTCTCTATTAAATTGCACAACTTCTCCAATCATACTGATAATTGAAAAGTTAGTCAATCGGTCTAGGCAACCGATGAAACGCGAATCACCGGCCAATTCGCCATTGGCCGATACGTCGAGGCGTTAGTGGTCAAATTAGTCACTTATTCATACCAGTTACGCTTTTGTGAAATATATTGTAAGCGTTTATATAAACGGTGAATTGTGTTAATTTAGAAAGTAAAGAGGTGTCCAGGTATGAAAAAAAGTGACGTGTTAGTAATTGGGTCCAACATGATTGATCTGACAACTTATATCAACCGCATGCCCGTGGCGGGTGAAACCGTGGAGGCCGCCGACTTCTCGATGGGCTTTGGTGGTAAGGGAGCCAATCAGGCCGTGGCTGCTGCCCACTTGGGGTCGCAGGTGAGCTTCATCTCGATGGTCGGTGACGACAACTTTGGCGAGCAGCAAGTCGCTAACTTTAAAGCCGCTAATATTGATGTGACGGGCGTTGGCGTGGGCCACAAGAGTAGTGGTGCGGCACCGATCTTCGTCGACCCGACCGCCGACAACCGCATTCTCATTATCAAAGGGGCCAACAACGAACTCACGCCGGCCGTTTTGGATACGCATCTCGATTTAATTCAGAATACAAAATTAATTGTTCTGCAACAAGAAATCCCACTGGAAACTAACTACCACGCGATTGATTTGGCCAACCAGTATGGGGTGCCGATCCTGCTGAATCCGGCGCCGGCCAATAGCCATTTGGACATGGAACACGTGCGACGGGTCGATTTCTTCTCGCCGAATGAAACGGAGCTGGCGACCCTGACTGGCTTGCCAACGGAGTCGATGGACGAGATTTCCCGCGCGGCCCAGCGCTTGGTCGACATGGGCGTCAAGAATGTTTTGGTTACGATTGGGTCGCGTGGCGTCCTGTGGGTCAGTGCGACGACCAGTCAGCTGATCGATGCTGTCAAGGTCGAGGCGGTCGATACCACCGGGGCCGGCGATGCCTTCATCGGGTCGTTTGCCCACTACTTCGCGCAGGGGGACACGGTGCCGCAGGCCTTGCGTCACGCCAACGAGTACGCCGCTATTACCGTCACACGGCGCGGCACGCAGAAGTCCTATCCCACGGCCAAAGAAGTGGCTCAGCTGTACCAACCGAGTTGAAGTTAAGTAAGGGTTGTCCGATCAGCAATTGATTGGGCGCCTTTTTAATATCAGCCGACCGTCAGTCTGAGCAGATTGATTGCGCCCGCGTACAGGCGTCCGTATACTTAAGGATAATCATTGTTAAGCCGAAGCCAAAGGAGGCAGTTTACCATGAAGAATCTACTACTCGGTGTCAGTCTGGCGGCCAATGTGGCGCTGGCCTACTTGGTGGTCGCCGATCGTGATCAATTCAAGGCCCTACAGTCCCGCGCGGATAGTGCGGTGGACCAGGTGGCAGGTAAGGCCCAGCAGTTAAAGGGGTCTCTGACCGGAGACCTCGGTGATAAGGTCAAGGGCAACCTGCGTGAGGGCCGTGGTGATGTAAAAGAAGTTATCAATGACGTGAAGTCGGAGTTTAAAGCGTAATTTAACAGTCAAACGGGTCGCGGGAAGTTTTCCCGCGGCCCGTTTGTGCGCTGTGTGGCCGTTGATGAGTTTTTAAGTATTAACTGATTTTAATAATCAATTATTAATAATTAGCCCACGTTGATGTTGGTGAAGTTATAGAGGTGCCAACCGTCCGTTAGATGCGGATTGTTGCGGGCTTTATTTGGTGGTACGCCCACGAAGCGTTTGAACTCGCGGGTCAGGTGGGCCTGGTCGGCAAAGTTTAGGATGGCTGCGATTTCCGAGAGCGGCAGGTTGGTCGTCTGGAGAATTTCAATCGCCCGGTTAATCTTGACGAGAATCTTGAACCGAGAGATCGTGACGCCGACCTCGCTGTGAAATAATGCAGATAGATAGTGGGGAGAAATTCCCAGCTGATTGGCGAGTTGGCCCATGGTGACGTTGGTTTCGGGACCGTTCATGATGATCTGATAGGCCCGCCGTACCGGAGCGGATAGATGGACGGCCTTGAGTTGGTGGACCCGTTGCGCCATGTCTTTGATCATGGTTTCAATGCCACTCATCACGTCGTCGTAGGTAGTCAACGTCTCCAGCGTCCGCACGTAATGGTCGTTGAGTGAATAGGCCTGATCAAAATCCATGCCGGCATGAATGGCCGCGCGCAGGGTCACCGACGTGCTGATGATGCCCCAATTCTTGATGTTTCGCAGATTACTGCCGTCCGCGAGAATTCCGATACGCCCAGAGTTCACCAGGCCGATGAAGGCGTCGTGAACCATCGAGGGTTTGCCCAACTCGACGGCTGTCTTCAACGCTTTTTCATAGGCGTAGCTGACGTGCGCACCCTCGTCCTCGAAGTTCACTAGAATCAGCTTGTCGTTGAACTGATTGGAGGGGATGGCCTGGTCAAAGGCGGTGGTGATGGCAGCCTCGCTCAGTGGGAGTCGCAGCAATTGCGCCAACACCAGAATCTGGTCAATGCACTGCTGCCGCGGAATCGAATAGGTACTCAGCACCTGCGGCAGATAAATGGTACGGGCGTCCGTACTGCTGGGCCGCCGACTGGTCACATCGGTGAGAAGGATGGGGCCCAAGATATAGGTGTGCTCGTCCTGAATCAGGCAGACGGAGAAGAGATTCTGACTGTGGCGAAAGACGGTGATGGCGGTCTCCCGATTGGGGATTTCATGGAAGATAGCGGTATAGGCGGCCGCCAGTAGTTTACCCTGCTTAAAGACGACTTCGGGGCGATGCTGAAAGGTCTTGAAGATGACGGCCGGCGCATTGATGGCCGCCAGATAACGGGTTACTAGACTCACGAGAACCCCCTCACTTTCGTTAAATAAAATTCAAAAAGTAGATATTTATTCAAAGACTAAGCAGAAAAGTCCGATTATGTAAGCGCTATATTAGTTATACCGTAGCTTGCGCAGAAATACCAGTGGGGGTTGCCTCGCGTATTGACTAGCCAGAGTTCAGATGGGGAACCTGCCCCCAACCGGTGTTGCCAAATTGGCTAGCCCAAGCGAGCCACCAAGGCCGCCGGGGTTACTTTACACCGGTCACGACAGTTTTACCCGATTATCTGCAGGCATCCGCAGTTTAGGAGGCGTATAATGAAAGGGTGAAATTTATTGAACGGGGTGAATGTTTTTGCGAAAGTTAGCACCATTCTTTGTGGCGTTGGGCGCGATTAGTTTTGGCGTCCCGGCCACACTGATGAAGATTGCCCGGAGTGAGGGTGTGGTCAACGGACCGCTATTATTCTGGTCATTTCTAAGTGCCGTGGTGATTCTCGGCGTGATTCACATTGCGCGGCGACGGTGGCTGCGGTATCAACATACGAATTGGAAGCAGATCTTGGCGGTGATGGCCGCCGGGACGGCCTCTGGTTTTACCAATACCTTCTATATTCAATCGTTGAAATTAATTCCGGTGGCGGCCGCCGCAGTCATGCTGATGCAGGCGGTCTGGTTGTCGGTCTTGCTGGGTAGCATTATTCACAAGCGGCGACCATCGCGGCTTCAGGTCATCAGCATTGTGCTGGTCCTGATTGGGACGGTGCTGGCGGCCGGACTCTTTCCGATTACGCAGTCGCTGTCGTTGTGGGGCCTGTTTCTGGCCTTTCTGGCGGCCTGCGCGTATGCCTGCACGATTCAGTTTACCGCGATGCTGGGGAACAACTTGGACCCGATGAGTAAGACGTGGTTGCTGTGTGTGGGGGCTTTCCTGCTGATTTCGGTCGCTTGGGGACCACAGATTGTCTCGGCACCGGTGACGTTTGATACCGTTAAATGGGCGTTTTGGATTGCCATCTTCTCCATGGTCTTCCCGCTGGTGGCCTACTCAATCTTCATGCAGTACCTAGACCTCGGAATTGGGCCAATTCTGTCGTCACTGGAATTGCCCGCCTCCATCACGATTGCCTTTCTGGTCTTAGGCGAACGAGTGGATTGGCTTCAGGTTGTCGGCGTGCTCATCATCATTGGCGCCGTGATTCTCCCGAACGTGTGGGGGATGCAGCGTCAGAATCAATTACGCTAATTGTTTCATGTGAAACAACAGAAGTCGCCCGCCGACATTGTCCGCGGTGCGGCTTCTTTTTGTGGTATTCTAGGTGCAACTAAAGTCAGGGGGATGAAAAAATGACGACGATCACCGAAGAAACGCTATCATTAGATGCCGTAGCGGCAGGAAATCAATACGTGGATTGCGAGTTGACCTACTCCAATCAAGACATTCGGGTTGAAGAGGTGACTTTTGACAAATGTCGCTTCCAGCAGACAGATTTCAAGGGCAGTGAGTGGCTCGACTGTAACTTTCGGGGTTGTCAGTTTCTGAATTGCCAATTCCAGCAAAGCTATCTGTATCGTTGCGCGTTCAATGCTTGCCAGCTCTTGGGTAGCGACTTCACCGAAGCACGGCTAAAGGATATGACCATCGTCGACTCGCGAGCGGACTACGCCAACTTCGCCGAGGCCGTCCTCACCGGGGTGACGCTGATCGACACCCGGTTGCTAGAGGCAAGCTTTCAAGCGGTGACGGTTAAACGGTATCTGAACTTCAACCGCTGCGACTTGACCCGCGCCGATTTTACGGAAAGTCGACTAAAATTGGTCGATTTACGCAGTAGCCAGATTACGGCGCTCGCCTTTACCCCCGGACTGGTCCGGGGCTGTCAGATTGACCCCCTGCAGGCCGTGACCTTTGCGGCGGCGTTGGGGCTAGATATTCAGGATTAAAAAAGTGAGTAGCGGCTGCGTACTGAAGTGAACCCCATAAATTGGAGTGAATTTCTAAGCTACTAATTGGCTGGCATGTTCCCGGTATTTTACCGGGGACATGCCGGCCAATTTTGTTTTTATCCGGTGGTAATTGTAATAATCTACGTATTCGGTTATTGCTGCCGCAAGCTCTTGATAACTGCTATAACTGTGATTATGAACAGTCTCTACCTTAAGAATGTGGAAAATACTCTCTGCTACGGCGTTATCAAGGCATGTGGCCTTGCGGCTCATGCTTTGAAAGACTCGAGCTTCTTTGAGAATATTGATATATCGACAGTTCTGGTACTGGAATCCTTGATCCGAGTGAATAGTCATTCGATAAGGCACTTTGGGTCTTCTTACTGTAAGGCGTTCTAAGGGATCAGTGACGAATTTAACTGTTGGATGCTGACTAATTGCCCACTCAAGAATTTCTCCGTTATAAAGATCAATGTAGGCAGTGAAGTATGCACGTTCATTGACGGTCTGATGACCCCAACGCACTTCGGTGACATCAGTCACGATTTTTTGAAAAGGGCGATTGGTCTTAAAGTTGCGATTTAGACGGTTTCTAGCGATTTTACCGACAGTACCTTTATACGAGTTGTACTTCTTTGTTTGCCGTTTAAAGGCAGTGCACAATAAATTATTTTCGCGCATGATTCTCAAAACCGCCTTATGATTGACCAGTATGCCTTTATTCCTAAGTGCTAAGGTTACAGTGCGATAACCATAGTCTGGATTGTTTTGTCGAATCTTTTTGACCTCTTCAACTAACGTTGAAGAGGTGTTTTGATACTTACGATGACAAGCATCATGATAGCTACTGCTCGACATCTTGGCCGCTTTCAATACCACAACTAATTTGACGTTGAATTTACACCTTAGCTCAGTGATTAGCTGGGCTTTTTCTTGGTTTGAGATTTTTTCTGTGCTAAGGCTTCGAGTTTTTCCAAGTAGGCTACCCGAATGCGTAAAATTTCATTCTCTTCTTGAAGTTGTTTGAGTGTTTTAGAATCCTTTGATTTGCCTGTCACTTTTAAAGACCGTCCTTTGAATGGCTTCAAACGTCCCTCAATCAGCTTTCGCTCCCAATCCCATATTGTAACTGGGTTCTTTAGGCGGAAGTGGCTTGCTGTAGCTGGATATGAGGCATGATGAGTCTGTCGCCATTTGATGACTTTAATTTTAAAGGAATAGTCGTAAAAAGTCTTCTCTGAATGGTTCTCCAAGCCCGGAATACCAAACAATTTAAAATTGGCTAACCATTGATAAATGGTCGCGGAGCCTTTGATCCCATACTCTTGCATTAATTTCTGTGGCGATTTTCCTTGAAGATATTTAGTTAAGACTTGTTGTTTTATTTTAGCTGAAAACATAGTAAAACCCCTCGAGTTGGATTTACTCCAATTCGAGGGGTTCACTTCAGTACAGGTCGTTACTCACTTTTGGTTCGCGATGACGGTTACCGGGGTAGGTTCGAGGGTCGTGGCTTCCGCGCGGGTGCTCCAGTGGCTCAGACAGATGCTGGCGGTGGCCCCGAGGATAATGATGGCGAGGATGATTTTGATGACTTTTTCGTTGATGGTAAGGGCCTCCTTGGTTGGGTCGAGGATAACAGGTTTGATGGGCGAGGGCAAGTCCTTTGCG contains:
- a CDS encoding MerR family transcriptional regulator, which encodes MTELTISEVSQQYHLAPSTLRYYERLGLIPNVQQRGNHRVYNEANLEKLNSIVCFKNSGMSMSELQTLLSYQETGTDLDKILTVLKEHEVSVAQQLAKLAQYHRHITQKVAFYSAIKEAEATGAPRPDWADYKPGDER
- a CDS encoding DHA2 family efflux MFS transporter permease subunit, producing MSKQIKQSLFIMVLGTFFGILCSTLMNVALPTFMTVFHVNSSTVQWISNGYMLVSAMMIPVSAYLIKKFTFRRLFILFTAIFLAGTLLGSVAQSFWVLILGRMIQATGSGVMMPLVNILAIRYAAPTKKGAVMGIVGLAFNFSPIIGPTLSGVILTYFSWRYLFILVAPFILIDLILAYYRLPSVPTNESPTLDRLGLFLVSFGSLGLLWSFSNVGQYALTSPFVVVPFLIGIVLTTAFIRQQLHSANPLINPKIFKSGQFTTATSLNALIVATMYGNTILLPLLIQSIMHQSPIISGIALLPGACLTGVMSPISGRLYDRYPVRVIVTTGLLIDCFGTFMQAFIDVNASVIMLTVGQTIRQLGLVLILIPIQTHALTHLPNRLVADGVATFNTLRQISGSFGTAIIIATINLATKFFTSHPNAPQMGIQAGFAMCLAFLIIALGVSIKLMTVRGVQEG
- the rbsK gene encoding ribokinase, which gives rise to MKKSDVLVIGSNMIDLTTYINRMPVAGETVEAADFSMGFGGKGANQAVAAAHLGSQVSFISMVGDDNFGEQQVANFKAANIDVTGVGVGHKSSGAAPIFVDPTADNRILIIKGANNELTPAVLDTHLDLIQNTKLIVLQQEIPLETNYHAIDLANQYGVPILLNPAPANSHLDMEHVRRVDFFSPNETELATLTGLPTESMDEISRAAQRLVDMGVKNVLVTIGSRGVLWVSATTSQLIDAVKVEAVDTTGAGDAFIGSFAHYFAQGDTVPQALRHANEYAAITVTRRGTQKSYPTAKEVAQLYQPS
- a CDS encoding CsbD family protein; its protein translation is MKNLLLGVSLAANVALAYLVVADRDQFKALQSRADSAVDQVAGKAQQLKGSLTGDLGDKVKGNLREGRGDVKEVINDVKSEFKA
- a CDS encoding AraC family transcriptional regulator; this encodes MSLVTRYLAAINAPAVIFKTFQHRPEVVFKQGKLLAAAYTAIFHEIPNRETAITVFRHSQNLFSVCLIQDEHTYILGPILLTDVTSRRPSSTDARTIYLPQVLSTYSIPRQQCIDQILVLAQLLRLPLSEAAITTAFDQAIPSNQFNDKLILVNFEDEGAHVSYAYEKALKTAVELGKPSMVHDAFIGLVNSGRIGILADGSNLRNIKNWGIISTSVTLRAAIHAGMDFDQAYSLNDHYVRTLETLTTYDDVMSGIETMIKDMAQRVHQLKAVHLSAPVRRAYQIIMNGPETNVTMGQLANQLGISPHYLSALFHSEVGVTISRFKILVKINRAIEILQTTNLPLSEIAAILNFADQAHLTREFKRFVGVPPNKARNNPHLTDGWHLYNFTNINVG
- a CDS encoding DMT family transporter, with amino-acid sequence MRKLAPFFVALGAISFGVPATLMKIARSEGVVNGPLLFWSFLSAVVILGVIHIARRRWLRYQHTNWKQILAVMAAGTASGFTNTFYIQSLKLIPVAAAAVMLMQAVWLSVLLGSIIHKRRPSRLQVISIVLVLIGTVLAAGLFPITQSLSLWGLFLAFLAACAYACTIQFTAMLGNNLDPMSKTWLLCVGAFLLISVAWGPQIVSAPVTFDTVKWAFWIAIFSMVFPLVAYSIFMQYLDLGIGPILSSLELPASITIAFLVLGERVDWLQVVGVLIIIGAVILPNVWGMQRQNQLR
- a CDS encoding pentapeptide repeat-containing protein; the encoded protein is MTTITEETLSLDAVAAGNQYVDCELTYSNQDIRVEEVTFDKCRFQQTDFKGSEWLDCNFRGCQFLNCQFQQSYLYRCAFNACQLLGSDFTEARLKDMTIVDSRADYANFAEAVLTGVTLIDTRLLEASFQAVTVKRYLNFNRCDLTRADFTESRLKLVDLRSSQITALAFTPGLVRGCQIDPLQAVTFAAALGLDIQD
- a CDS encoding IS3 family transposase, which translates into the protein MSNQEKAQLITELRCKFNVKLVVVLKAAKMSSSSYHDACHRKYQNTSSTLVEEVKKIRQNNPDYGYRTVTLALRNKGILVNHKAVLRIMRENNLLCTAFKRQTKKYNSYKGTVGKIARNRLNRNFKTNRPFQKIVTDVTEVRWGHQTVNERAYFTAYIDLYNGEILEWAISQHPTVKFVTDPLERLTVRRPKVPYRMTIHSDQGFQYQNCRYINILKEARVFQSMSRKATCLDNAVAESIFHILKVETVHNHSYSSYQELAAAITEYVDYYNYHRIKTKLAGMSPVKYREHASQLVA
- a CDS encoding helix-turn-helix domain-containing protein — translated: MFSAKIKQQVLTKYLQGKSPQKLMQEYGIKGSATIYQWLANFKLFGIPGLENHSEKTFYDYSFKIKVIKWRQTHHASYPATASHFRLKNPVTIWDWERKLIEGRLKPFKGRSLKVTGKSKDSKTLKQLQEENEILRIRVAYLEKLEALAQKKSQTKKKPS